The Nerophis lumbriciformis linkage group LG05, RoL_Nlum_v2.1, whole genome shotgun sequence genome contains a region encoding:
- the LOC133606130 gene encoding tetraspanin-8-like, whose product MAQVNRCLKLTFILSNLFFAIVGVVIISLALLMQVFTRGTDVEGRSTALILMYVVGTITMLIAALGAYGAHSQSRAALIVFLVCMVIGSLLMLRVGIPFAAFRPEVESMMEDKFRQMLPLDATSEQNQHITNNLQEILQCCGLFSYDDWRMSIPDSCLCDGVAQLEGKCQTVRYDLLMLQVKKSVYIQPCFPLITHYVLLGLDVIIGVAFVLAILALLGLTLSSIIIHQLRETSRPTLMMVVPSIFKSAPPKYQELHNPPMY is encoded by the exons atggCTCAAGTGAACAGGTGCCTCAAGTTAACCTTCATTTTGTCCAACCTGTTCTTCGCG aTAGTGGGCGTGGTCATCATCTCTCTGGCTCTGCTAATGCAAGTGTTCACACGTGGAACTGAt GTGGAAGGTCGTTCCACTGCTCTGATCCTGATGTACGTGGTTGGCACCATCACCATGTTGATCGCCGCTTTGGGAGCGTATGGAGCACACAGCCAGAGCCGAGCCGCGCTCATTGTG TTCCTGGTGTGCATGGTGATCGGAAGTCTGCTCATGCTGCGCGTTGGCATCCCCTTTGCCGCGTTTCGTCCTGAG GTGGAGAGCATGATGGAGGACAAGTTCCGTCAGATGCTGCCGTTGGATGCAACCTCCGAGCAAAACCAGCACATCACTAACAATTTGCAGGAAATT ctgcaGTGTTGCGGCCTCTTCAGCTACGACGACTGGCGCATGAGCATTCCCGACTCGTGTTTGTGTGACGGGGTGGCGCAGCTGGAGGGAAAATGTCAGACCGTCCGCTACGAC CTGCTGATGCTGCAGGTGAAGAAGTCGGTGTACATTCAGCCGTGCTTCCCTCTTATCACTCACTACGTCCTCTTGGGTCTCGACGTCATCATCGGAGTGGCCTTTGTGTTGGCCATTTTGGcg CTGCTGGGCCTGACGCTGTCGTCCATCATCATCCATCAGCTGCGTGAAACCAGCCGACCCACCCTGATGATGGTGGTGCCCAGCATCTTCAAGTCGGCGCCCCCCAAGTACCAGGAGCTGCACAACCCTCCAATGTACTAG